ATAATAAAAACATGGGAGTCGCGCTGGTTTGCAAAGAAGGGATACACGGACCTTCTTCATGAAGATATAACCATGCGGCGAATCATTAAAGAAAATTTATTCCATGCGGGAGTTTCAAAGGTAGAAATAGAACGCGCGGGACAGAAGGTCAGGGTGATTATTCATACGGCAAGACCCGGGATAATCATAGGCAAAAAAGGCGCGGAGGTGGACAAGCTTAGAAAAGATCTGGAACAGATGACAGGCAAGCAGGTAAGCATAGATATTAAAGAAATCAGAAAGCCTGAGATAGATGCACAGCTTGTCGCAGAAAACATTGCCCTTCAGCTTGAAAAAAGAGTTGCATTCAGAAAGGCAATGAAAAAAGCGGTTAATTCAGCTCAGCGTTTCGGCGCACAGGGAGTAAAGGTTGCATGTGCGGGACGGCTTGCAGGCGCAGAAATAGCAAGGGCCAGCTGGTACAGGGAGGGCAGGGTGCCTTTACATACCCTGAG
The nucleotide sequence above comes from Nitrospirota bacterium. Encoded proteins:
- the rpsC gene encoding 30S ribosomal protein S3, encoding MGQKTHPIGYRLGIIKTWESRWFAKKGYTDLLHEDITMRRIIKENLFHAGVSKVEIERAGQKVRVIIHTARPGIIIGKKGAEVDKLRKDLEQMTGKQVSIDIKEIRKPEIDAQLVAENIALQLEKRVAFRKAMKKAVNSAQRFGAQGVKVACAGRLAGAEIARASWYREGRVPLHTLRSDIDYGLAEAKTTYGRIGVKVWIYRGDILPEVGPAQTAEGEMGV